A genomic segment from Desulfonatronum lacustre DSM 10312 encodes:
- a CDS encoding HNH endonuclease → MQHVAGEVAKKALENVGQNMGDGVAGRKGGFDVPGEQPGFGAKDMGKGETGKLGSSFDGPWDNPDTGKGEGERLGSSFDGHWAKPENEQTTISCKETSQGISEHSGENARSRIPSINDRLAGATHPDTGVPYDVKQSERPDGKKVELVMPEFESAYETNLDKNEKGNYTGTRADHEKQCNEKLTEGVKNDSKVADTFSKEQLEQIKNGDTPDGYTWHHDAKPGNMKLVDSKVHAETRHTGGYSVWGKDI, encoded by the coding sequence ATGCAGCATGTTGCCGGTGAAGTTGCCAAAAAGGCTTTGGAAAATGTTGGCCAAAACATGGGCGACGGCGTTGCCGGTCGCAAAGGCGGGTTTGACGTGCCCGGCGAGCAACCGGGCTTTGGCGCGAAAGATATGGGCAAAGGCGAGACCGGAAAGCTGGGTTCTTCGTTTGATGGTCCGTGGGACAATCCGGATACCGGAAAAGGTGAAGGGGAGAGACTGGGTTCCTCATTTGACGGTCATTGGGCCAAGCCAGAAAACGAGCAAACAACTATTAGCTGCAAGGAGACTAGCCAAGGTATTTCAGAACATTCAGGGGAGAATGCAAGAAGTCGCATTCCATCGATAAATGATCGCCTTGCAGGCGCTACTCACCCTGACACTGGAGTTCCTTACGATGTCAAACAATCAGAGCGACCAGATGGAAAAAAGGTTGAGCTTGTAATGCCTGAATTTGAATCAGCATATGAAACAAATTTAGACAAAAATGAAAAAGGAAATTATACGGGCACAAGAGCAGACCATGAAAAGCAATGCAACGAAAAGCTCACGGAAGGGGTGAAAAACGATTCTAAAGTCGCTGATACATTTTCAAAAGAACAGCTGGAGCAAATTAAAAATGGTGATACTCCAGATGGCTACACATGGCACCATGATGCTAAACCAGGAAATATGAAACTTGTTGACTCAAAAGTGCATGCAGAGACAAGACATACAGGTGGTTATTCCGTTTGGGGCAAGGATATTTAG
- a CDS encoding Hsp70 family protein yields the protein MSTRILGIDFGTSRTVFSMTSTKARSEPEIVVIDKKPFVETIMRLDDSGSIELFGTEAWEKIDEAPERTFYEFKMGISKVGTSEQDQPATTEVAETRFTPQQLGLMFLRRAREKIEKLVFNESSLADEVIITVIGYPAEWNEKQRMTTIDMAQEAGFPNVHGCEEPLGVIYYHDYKGDLSVDHEQTILVYDFGGGTSDVVVVKTVANEKPQVLGIGGALNLGGRDFDKAIYNILLVQCGLSPQSMDPRDVVTIRRAGRTLKEKLAVAYHDGRNNVESTVYLYGTRAQKRLHLDLPTFEKCCEPLIHRFSEPVNDALNRADTAREAINLSILAGGSARMHYVRKALDELFPNDVSFQSPDPSEVVAKGLAIYGRFFQGEKVVDSLQSSTLGGSKSSTNPEFPRHVRSDNSHISSRLSSFWGQLATRGKIGICIGILSLAFLFMLAIGGSNSIKSGNLVEEIRRYAELGDAEAQFEIAERYFYGKGIQQDILEAYKWYYISSRLGYSNSEKKIRDLRKRRWLLFSSEISQDDANRIEKEADRLIQRNRW from the coding sequence ATGAGCACTAGAATACTGGGGATCGACTTTGGTACGAGTCGCACCGTCTTTTCTATGACGAGCACAAAAGCACGATCTGAGCCTGAAATCGTAGTGATAGATAAGAAGCCTTTTGTTGAAACGATCATGCGTCTAGACGATTCTGGAAGCATTGAACTTTTTGGAACAGAAGCATGGGAAAAGATTGACGAAGCTCCCGAACGGACTTTTTACGAGTTCAAGATGGGCATTTCCAAAGTCGGTACAAGCGAACAAGATCAACCCGCAACTACGGAGGTGGCTGAAACGCGTTTTACACCTCAACAACTTGGGTTGATGTTTTTACGACGAGCACGGGAGAAAATCGAAAAGCTGGTCTTCAATGAATCCTCCCTGGCGGATGAAGTCATTATTACCGTGATTGGTTATCCGGCAGAGTGGAATGAAAAACAGCGAATGACAACCATTGACATGGCCCAAGAAGCTGGTTTTCCGAACGTCCATGGGTGTGAGGAGCCGCTAGGCGTCATCTATTATCACGATTACAAAGGCGACCTTTCCGTGGACCACGAGCAGACCATTCTGGTCTATGACTTTGGCGGCGGAACATCTGACGTGGTGGTGGTCAAGACCGTTGCCAATGAAAAGCCACAAGTGCTTGGCATCGGTGGTGCTCTCAATCTTGGTGGCCGTGATTTCGACAAAGCCATCTACAACATTCTCTTGGTACAATGTGGGCTTAGCCCACAGTCCATGGACCCTCGCGATGTAGTTACCATTCGCCGGGCTGGGAGGACATTGAAGGAAAAACTAGCCGTTGCGTATCACGATGGACGTAATAACGTTGAATCCACTGTCTATCTGTACGGAACTCGCGCCCAAAAACGTTTACATTTGGATTTGCCAACTTTTGAAAAATGTTGCGAGCCATTGATCCATCGTTTTTCAGAACCAGTTAATGATGCTCTAAACCGTGCAGATACAGCGCGAGAGGCCATTAATCTTTCCATCCTGGCTGGTGGTTCGGCCAGAATGCATTACGTCCGCAAAGCCTTGGATGAACTTTTTCCCAACGACGTTTCCTTTCAAAGCCCAGATCCATCAGAAGTAGTGGCTAAGGGATTGGCAATTTACGGTCGTTTTTTTCAGGGTGAAAAAGTTGTCGATTCTTTACAATCCTCCACACTTGGCGGATCAAAATCCTCAACGAATCCTGAATTTCCACGGCATGTTAGATCAGATAACTCACATATTTCATCACGACTCAGCAGCTTTTGGGGGCAGCTCGCAACTCGTGGAAAAATTGGTATTTGTATAGGTATTCTTTCATTAGCATTCTTATTTATGCTAGCAATTGGAGGTAGTAACAGCATAAAGAGTGGAAATCTAGTTGAAGAGATACGTCGATATGCTGAACTAGGCGATGCAGAAGCACAGTTTGAAATAGCTGAAAGATATTTTTACGGAAAGGGCATACAACAAGACATATTAGAAGCTTATAAGTGGTACTACATTTCAAGCAGATTAGGTTACTCAAATTCTGAAAAAAAGATTCGCGATTTACGTAAAAGACGGTGGTTGTTGTTTAGTTCAGAAATTTCTCAAGATGATGCTAATAGAATTGAGAAAGAGGCTGACCGTCTTATTCAACGCAATAGATGGTAA
- a CDS encoding DUF2283 domain-containing protein, whose protein sequence is MEQKLTFQYDRVADILHISTCKPYPEQESEEIGDDIIARLNPGTNAIENLEVLFFSTRLLRSDIFELPVLANFQQSRQIHA, encoded by the coding sequence ATGGAGCAAAAATTGACTTTTCAGTACGATAGAGTTGCCGATATCCTTCATATCTCCACATGCAAACCATATCCTGAACAGGAAAGCGAAGAAATTGGGGATGATATTATTGCACGTCTCAACCCGGGCACAAATGCCATTGAAAATCTTGAAGTACTTTTCTTTTCAACTCGACTCTTGCGCAGCGACATATTCGAGTTGCCGGTTCTGGCCAACTTTCAGCAGAGTCGGCAAATACATGCATGA
- a CDS encoding ATP-binding protein encodes MSKYLRTFNNPLYNLFLYGEENRNVEKAVSAGRKLSEFASRMGRSVADLLGLLQKADPKERYRLLEEIRRCPGNFSREILDQAWAQIQEAQLGHPLGPVMGGVSTPLNTEELSIIMNVPRQEVQGVSIRPSTSFGVNYTVPPEADCIRLGRVIHKRAPVDAMPYLLPRKLLQKHLFVCGVTGSGKTNTCMNLLHDLQLPFMVIEPAKTEYRQMLAHVPDLKVFTLGGETVSPFRINPFEFCPGCNLLTHVDTLKSVFSAAFPMYAAMPYILEEAIIEVYKDKGWELATSSNIYLDGAPVQTLPGQPTMPEGSTGEHFGERFFDFLPTMQDLYEKIDDVVTRKQYAQEQTMNYSAALKARISSLLTGSKGLMLNTRRSTPMATLLEGKVVLELKHIGDDEEKCFLMGLILAAIYEYRENHGQPGSPLKHVLLIEEAHRLLRRVPDYVSPEVGNTRGKAVETFSNVISEIRTLGQGLVVVDQIPSKLTQDVIKNTNMKIVHRTLARDDRDQVGSAMNLTDEQSRELSLLGVGQAVIHREGMDKAFLVEIDRFGQRDLAFVPDPEIQERMRPFHVANAFVFRRYPGFEKHPDIPQIYAKMDFRTIHQDIYFSVMGAFVLMLLDETERLPTLRAGFNNLIKRRTRKDSELEQACYAIHYAARLFAELNAKYPGCYDRCTAMNRIFADLWFDAAAMLEGESGRLDAATRKQMTARLREDMRYLRQDDRLTIPFFAYYMNRIDPETPKRLRENWQGTSQDMGNLDTYLRQVLHTMLLGTTIPEIMERNLAEDMLTMIYWTDPRRPAIQEQFRKFRGISK; translated from the coding sequence TTGAGCAAATATCTGCGTACGTTCAACAACCCGCTTTACAACCTTTTCCTCTACGGAGAGGAAAACCGTAACGTGGAAAAGGCCGTCAGCGCCGGGCGCAAACTATCCGAGTTCGCATCTCGTATGGGCCGCTCCGTAGCCGATTTGCTTGGATTACTCCAAAAAGCGGACCCCAAGGAGCGTTATCGCCTGTTGGAGGAAATACGCCGCTGCCCTGGCAACTTCTCACGAGAGATATTGGATCAGGCCTGGGCTCAAATTCAGGAAGCCCAACTCGGACACCCTCTCGGTCCAGTCATGGGCGGTGTGAGTACGCCGTTGAACACGGAAGAGCTGTCCATCATCATGAACGTGCCACGGCAGGAGGTGCAAGGCGTTTCCATTCGTCCGTCCACGTCCTTTGGGGTGAACTACACCGTGCCCCCGGAGGCGGACTGCATCCGGCTGGGGCGGGTGATCCACAAGCGGGCTCCGGTGGATGCCATGCCCTATCTACTGCCGCGCAAGCTGCTACAGAAACACCTCTTTGTTTGCGGGGTAACCGGTTCCGGCAAAACCAACACCTGCATGAACCTGCTGCATGATTTGCAGTTGCCGTTCATGGTCATCGAACCGGCCAAAACCGAATACCGGCAGATGCTGGCCCACGTGCCGGACCTGAAGGTGTTCACCCTGGGCGGGGAAACGGTTTCGCCGTTTCGGATCAATCCTTTTGAATTTTGCCCCGGCTGCAACCTGCTGACCCACGTTGACACTCTCAAGTCCGTGTTCAGCGCGGCCTTTCCCATGTACGCGGCCATGCCCTACATCCTGGAAGAGGCGATCATTGAGGTGTACAAGGACAAAGGCTGGGAGCTGGCCACGTCCTCGAACATCTATCTGGACGGTGCCCCTGTCCAGACCTTGCCTGGCCAGCCGACCATGCCCGAGGGGAGCACTGGAGAGCACTTCGGGGAGCGCTTTTTCGACTTCCTGCCGACCATGCAGGATCTGTACGAGAAAATCGACGATGTAGTCACCCGAAAGCAATACGCCCAGGAACAGACCATGAACTATTCCGCGGCCCTGAAGGCCCGGATTTCCAGCCTGCTCACGGGCAGCAAGGGGCTGATGCTGAACACCCGCCGCTCCACGCCTATGGCCACCCTGCTTGAGGGAAAAGTGGTCCTGGAACTGAAGCACATTGGCGACGACGAGGAAAAGTGCTTCCTGATGGGGCTGATTCTCGCGGCCATCTATGAGTACCGGGAAAACCACGGTCAGCCGGGGTCGCCCCTGAAACACGTTCTGCTCATTGAGGAAGCACACAGATTGCTACGCCGCGTCCCGGATTATGTCTCCCCGGAAGTGGGCAACACCCGAGGCAAAGCCGTGGAGACCTTCTCCAACGTCATCTCCGAAATCCGCACCCTGGGCCAGGGGCTTGTGGTGGTGGACCAGATTCCCTCCAAGCTGACCCAGGACGTGATCAAGAACACGAACATGAAGATCGTTCACCGTACCCTGGCCCGGGACGACCGGGACCAAGTCGGCTCGGCCATGAACCTTACCGATGAGCAAAGTCGGGAACTGAGCCTGCTGGGCGTGGGGCAGGCGGTAATCCATCGTGAGGGCATGGACAAGGCCTTTCTGGTAGAGATCGATCGATTCGGCCAAAGAGATCTCGCCTTTGTGCCGGACCCGGAAATCCAGGAACGAATGCGCCCCTTTCACGTCGCCAACGCCTTTGTTTTCCGCCGTTACCCCGGGTTCGAGAAACACCCGGACATTCCCCAAATCTATGCCAAGATGGACTTCCGAACCATACACCAGGACATCTATTTTTCCGTGATGGGCGCATTCGTGCTAATGCTTCTGGATGAAACCGAACGTTTACCGACCTTGCGAGCAGGGTTTAATAATCTGATCAAACGTCGCACCCGCAAGGACTCGGAACTGGAGCAGGCCTGCTACGCCATCCACTACGCAGCCCGGCTCTTTGCCGAACTGAACGCCAAATATCCGGGCTGCTATGACCGCTGCACGGCCATGAACCGCATCTTCGCCGATCTTTGGTTTGATGCCGCTGCCATGCTGGAAGGTGAGTCCGGTCGGCTGGACGCGGCCACCCGGAAACAAATGACGGCCAGATTGCGCGAGGACATGCGCTACCTGCGCCAGGACGATCGCCTGACCATCCCCTTCTTTGCCTACTACATGAACCGTATTGACCCGGAAACGCCCAAACGGCTCCGGGAAAACTGGCAAGGAACATCCCAGGATATGGGAAACCTGGATACCTACCTGCGTCAGGTGCTCCATACCATGCTCCTGGGGACGACCATCCCGGAAATCATGGAGCGCAACTTGGCCGAAGATATGCTTACCATGATCTACTGGACCGACCCCAGGCGTCCGGCCATTCAGGAACAGTTCAGGAAGTTTCGCGGCATTTCAAAATAG
- a CDS encoding helix-turn-helix transcriptional regulator has product MPEATIHDTVHARRIHRLLLIIREIRDNPRQELSGLLERLGVSRTQFYKDRKVLANMGFGFSYTADHGFVITADALAPTLDLALSDRLLLMFALGHLWSSGEGHLVARALRVGRKLAAGLDEPFRSQVLDEFDRVVMHEGYGCRPEVLDALEQGVIEHRRVRILYESRHSGEYSWREVDPLRIYFLQRSLYLYARCPDKTPSFRTFRLNRVREVRFTPVRSPHIPYEKCFHRQLANAFIHFMGDETNRVVIRFQPQAAEYVAEGLWHHSQELKFEPDGCLLFTVQVSAPREVLRWAAGFGLDAAEVLEPAWLRAEAAGQVRRLMERYEGREKTEDKSQEIDG; this is encoded by the coding sequence ATGCCCGAAGCGACCATTCACGACACTGTTCATGCCCGCCGGATTCATCGTCTTTTGCTGATCATCCGGGAAATCCGGGACAATCCCCGGCAGGAACTCTCCGGACTGCTGGAGCGGCTGGGGGTTTCCAGGACCCAATTCTACAAGGACCGCAAGGTCCTGGCGAACATGGGATTCGGCTTTTCCTACACCGCGGACCACGGCTTCGTCATCACCGCCGACGCCCTGGCTCCAACACTGGATCTGGCCCTTTCGGACCGCCTGTTGTTGATGTTCGCCCTGGGCCATCTCTGGTCGTCCGGAGAAGGCCATCTGGTGGCCCGGGCCTTGCGGGTGGGTCGGAAGCTGGCCGCCGGGCTGGATGAGCCCTTTCGCAGCCAGGTGCTGGACGAGTTCGATCGGGTGGTGATGCACGAGGGCTACGGGTGCCGCCCAGAAGTGCTGGACGCCCTGGAACAAGGCGTGATCGAGCACCGCAGGGTGCGCATTCTGTATGAATCCCGCCACTCCGGGGAGTACTCCTGGCGGGAGGTCGATCCGTTACGCATCTACTTCCTGCAGCGCAGCCTCTACCTCTATGCCCGTTGTCCGGACAAAACCCCCAGCTTCCGCACCTTCCGCCTGAACCGGGTCCGGGAAGTCCGCTTCACCCCGGTCCGTTCACCCCACATCCCCTACGAGAAATGCTTCCACCGCCAGTTGGCCAACGCCTTCATCCATTTCATGGGCGATGAGACTAACCGGGTCGTGATCCGCTTCCAGCCCCAGGCAGCGGAATACGTGGCCGAAGGGCTCTGGCATCACAGCCAGGAACTGAAATTTGAACCCGACGGCTGCCTGCTGTTCACGGTCCAGGTGTCCGCGCCCAGGGAAGTGCTGCGCTGGGCTGCCGGTTTCGGGCTGGACGCGGCCGAGGTTTTGGAACCGGCATGGCTGCGCGCGGAGGCGGCGGGGCAGGTGCGGCGACTGATGGAGCGGTACGAGGGGCGGGAGAAGACAGAAGACAAAAGTCAGGAGATAGATGGTTGA
- a CDS encoding SMI1/KNR4 family protein: MTMQNFDWKYVKNIQGPLHIENISKATSVSLPRVYVSLVQKNNGGRPNKKYFDFGDDTLSVKSFLRVDMSDKFDSVEENYNLINKVNKNLFPFAVDSFGNYFCFLQKETEKIPRVVFLDMEQEKVYELAESFEEFMNKLK, from the coding sequence ATGACGATGCAAAATTTTGACTGGAAATATGTCAAGAATATTCAAGGGCCTTTACATATTGAAAACATTTCTAAAGCAACAAGTGTTTCTCTTCCAAGAGTTTATGTTTCTTTGGTTCAAAAAAATAATGGAGGAAGACCAAATAAAAAATACTTCGATTTCGGAGATGACACTCTCTCTGTAAAATCTTTTCTTCGCGTTGATATGTCTGACAAATTTGATTCTGTAGAAGAGAATTACAACTTGATAAATAAAGTCAACAAAAACCTATTTCCATTCGCAGTTGATAGCTTTGGGAACTACTTTTGTTTTCTTCAGAAAGAGACAGAAAAAATTCCACGAGTTGTGTTTCTCGATATGGAGCAGGAAAAAGTATACGAGTTAGCGGAATCATTCGAAGAATTTATGAATAAATTGAAATGA
- a CDS encoding SMI1/KNR4 family protein: MDSFGKAARVARVQAELGVRVPPDYAEFLVRYGHAETGGLTIYGYSQDMADAEAVPCVIGATKRLRPIHGLRRDELVLAQNNGSLIVLDCASGMVLEVDCLERRRIVARCFDLWMVGLKQGEGRRDG; this comes from the coding sequence ATGGATTCTTTCGGCAAAGCGGCTCGCGTGGCCCGTGTTCAGGCTGAATTGGGGGTTCGGGTGCCACCGGACTACGCCGAGTTCCTGGTCCGGTACGGACATGCCGAGACCGGGGGGCTGACCATCTACGGCTACAGCCAGGACATGGCCGATGCCGAGGCCGTACCCTGCGTCATCGGAGCCACCAAACGACTGCGCCCCATCCATGGCCTGCGCCGCGACGAATTGGTTCTGGCCCAAAACAACGGCTCGCTGATTGTCCTGGACTGCGCCAGCGGCATGGTGCTGGAGGTGGATTGCCTGGAACGGCGCAGGATCGTTGCCCGATGCTTTGACCTCTGGATGGTCGGGTTGAAGCAGGGGGAAGGAAGAAGGGACGGTTGA